One Mesotoga sp. UBA6090 genomic window carries:
- a CDS encoding class I SAM-dependent methyltransferase, which translates to MEHQYDRRKLEQEFDNLPEASPIADIDPFKGDIIAMVGALALDYLELGLEDTLLDIGTGRGRWAVAASPYCKKVIGIDISRRMLEDARINVASSGVENVEFFRGSFEDPCEETDVFRQNVNKVVAIYSLHHLTDPMKKEAVSGLAEMLVRPGRIVIGDIMWFDDPGKHKDAWDKVYFDDNETDHPASISFMREVFEASGASEIEILQVHPLVGLISATFL; encoded by the coding sequence TTGGAGCATCAGTACGATCGAAGAAAACTGGAGCAGGAGTTTGACAACCTTCCTGAGGCTTCCCCGATAGCAGACATCGACCCATTCAAGGGAGACATAATTGCTATGGTTGGGGCGCTTGCACTCGACTATCTTGAGCTAGGTTTGGAAGACACTTTGCTGGACATTGGAACGGGTCGGGGAAGATGGGCTGTGGCTGCGAGTCCTTACTGCAAGAAAGTAATTGGAATCGATATAAGCAGAAGGATGTTGGAGGATGCCAGAATAAATGTGGCCAGTTCTGGTGTCGAAAACGTTGAATTCTTCAGGGGCTCCTTTGAGGACCCTTGTGAAGAGACGGATGTTTTTCGGCAAAATGTGAATAAGGTCGTCGCAATCTATTCTCTTCACCATCTTACTGATCCGATGAAGAAGGAGGCCGTCTCTGGGTTGGCTGAAATGCTCGTGAGACCTGGGAGAATCGTTATAGGTGATATCATGTGGTTTGACGATCCGGGTAAGCACAAAGATGCGTGGGACAAAGTATATTTTGACGACAACGAAACAGATCACCCGGCGAGCATTTCATTTATGAGAGAAGTTTTCGAGGCCTCCGGCGCGAGTGAAATCGAGATTCTTCAGGTCCATCCGCTAGTGGGGTTGATAAGTGCAACCTTTCTCTAG
- a CDS encoding SIS domain-containing protein, translating to MSKFMMDMLEQPEAVRKLISTSDVLSARAEGLDFDKVLFTGMGASFHAAEVAASFLRSSGIDAVSSELSEIIAYSFTELIKKYTTIFLISQSGESAELIRFIEDNRALVRRMAIITNNSRSSASRNFPDERVFLLNAGNERSMGATKTFVNSIVLMLIIAASKTARQIDFSKLPSRMEEALALDVSWLATLLSEKRERILVARGFGIGVGRMARLMFAEVAKMSLIFYTGAAFRHGPVELLIDRPVVLTLNPTGATHDLMQELHSDISDKCDLITLSNSNNESVETVYVSEGLDEVLASIPMMNVLQKTVEEIARKRGFDPGAGVYGTKVTTKE from the coding sequence ATGTCGAAATTCATGATGGATATGTTGGAACAACCCGAAGCAGTCAGAAAGCTGATTTCAACATCCGACGTTTTATCCGCAAGAGCAGAGGGACTGGACTTTGACAAAGTGTTATTCACCGGAATGGGGGCGTCTTTCCACGCTGCAGAAGTGGCCGCTTCCTTTCTCAGGTCCTCCGGTATCGACGCAGTAAGCTCGGAGTTGTCTGAGATAATCGCTTATTCATTTACAGAACTAATCAAGAAGTATACGACAATCTTCTTAATAAGCCAGTCTGGAGAGAGCGCCGAACTGATTAGGTTCATCGAGGACAACAGGGCTCTTGTACGGAGGATGGCCATAATAACAAACAACAGCCGGAGTAGTGCGTCAAGAAATTTCCCTGATGAGAGAGTTTTCCTTCTCAATGCGGGTAATGAGAGATCTATGGGAGCCACAAAGACCTTTGTGAATAGCATTGTTTTGATGCTGATAATCGCAGCTTCTAAGACGGCCAGGCAGATTGACTTCTCTAAATTGCCTTCCAGGATGGAAGAAGCTCTTGCACTTGATGTTTCATGGCTCGCGACTCTCCTCTCTGAAAAGAGGGAGAGGATACTTGTGGCCAGAGGATTTGGAATCGGGGTAGGCAGGATGGCAAGACTAATGTTTGCTGAAGTTGCGAAAATGAGCTTGATATTCTACACAGGTGCTGCTTTCAGGCATGGCCCGGTTGAGCTTTTGATAGACAGACCCGTTGTACTTACCTTGAATCCAACCGGAGCCACTCACGACTTAATGCAGGAACTTCACAGCGACATTTCGGACAAGTGTGACTTGATAACTCTTTCTAACTCAAACAACGAGAGCGTTGAGACCGTATACGTTTCCGAGGGCCTCGATGAGGTGCTTGCGTCGATTCCCATGATGAATGTCCTTCAGAAGACCGTGGAAGAGATAGCCCGAAAGAGGGGATTTGATCCCGGAGCTGGGGTGTACGGAACGAAGGTTACTACCAAAGAGTAG
- a CDS encoding TldD/PmbA family protein: protein MYSFPDNLYSDVRVEDVSKSDIIVTLGRTDNMKAQKYVAAFIRVFDGERWYYSSTTNLDSVQEELDRLACLAKRNPAIEENRIVRKFEVNKGSYLSYEKDEDFSLVSLSEKYDLLSSYFPLIGESELVKFLRGQYIDQRVVKSFFSSKGADLTFDYQRVGFRLLYQMVCGEDQFMERFDLAGNTLDVIKDLHEEVGQTVKTSEDFIRNAKPVTPGKYPVILSPEAAGVFAHESFGHKSEADFMLGDKTMMEEWKIGRKVGSEVLSIIDDGNKPGVGHVAFDDEGTKAVETYLIRDGYLSGRLHSAETAAALEEELTGNARAVNFEYEPVVRMTTTFISPGELSFEELLSGIKDGVYVDSLNHGSGMSTFTLAPNRAYLIREGKITEPVKISVVTGSVFQTLNEIEGLTEDFKLLSFSLGGCGKMEQFPLPVGFGGPFVRVRSLNVH from the coding sequence ATGTATAGTTTTCCGGACAATCTTTACTCCGATGTGAGAGTTGAGGACGTTTCAAAGAGTGACATCATTGTTACTCTCGGGCGTACTGATAACATGAAAGCGCAGAAGTATGTCGCGGCTTTCATAAGGGTCTTTGATGGAGAAAGGTGGTACTATAGCTCGACTACGAATCTGGATTCCGTTCAAGAGGAATTGGATAGACTTGCCTGTCTTGCAAAAAGGAATCCCGCTATCGAAGAAAACAGAATCGTTCGCAAATTCGAAGTCAACAAGGGATCCTATTTGAGCTACGAAAAAGATGAAGATTTCTCTCTAGTCTCTCTCAGTGAAAAATACGATTTGCTCTCAAGTTATTTTCCTCTCATTGGAGAGAGCGAGCTTGTGAAATTCTTGAGAGGTCAATATATTGATCAGAGAGTTGTTAAGAGCTTCTTTTCAAGCAAAGGTGCAGATCTCACATTTGATTATCAACGGGTCGGCTTCAGACTGCTCTATCAGATGGTTTGTGGTGAGGATCAGTTCATGGAAAGATTTGATCTGGCGGGAAATACACTGGATGTGATTAAAGATCTCCACGAGGAAGTTGGGCAGACAGTTAAGACCTCTGAAGATTTCATAAGAAATGCCAAACCCGTCACCCCAGGAAAATATCCGGTTATTCTATCTCCTGAAGCTGCAGGGGTATTTGCCCATGAGAGTTTTGGACATAAGAGCGAAGCAGACTTCATGCTTGGAGACAAGACCATGATGGAAGAGTGGAAGATTGGACGAAAAGTCGGAAGTGAAGTACTCTCAATCATCGACGACGGAAACAAACCGGGAGTTGGGCATGTTGCATTCGATGACGAAGGAACGAAGGCGGTTGAAACTTACCTGATAAGAGACGGTTATCTGTCGGGAAGATTGCACAGCGCAGAGACCGCAGCTGCCCTGGAAGAGGAATTGACGGGAAACGCCAGAGCCGTCAACTTCGAGTATGAACCAGTAGTGAGGATGACAACAACTTTCATATCTCCTGGAGAATTGTCTTTTGAAGAACTTCTTTCCGGGATTAAAGATGGCGTCTATGTCGATTCCCTCAATCACGGGTCTGGAATGTCGACCTTTACGCTTGCACCAAACAGGGCTTATTTGATAAGAGAAGGGAAGATTACGGAGCCGGTCAAGATTTCCGTTGTAACTGGGAGCGTTTTCCAGACGTTGAACGAGATAGAAGGGCTTACTGAGGACTTCAAACTTCTCTCATTCTCTCTTGGAGGGTGTGGAAAGATGGAGCAGTTTCCTCTTCCAGTTGGATTTGGCGGACCTTTTGTTCGAGTCCGTTCGCTGAACGTTCATTAA
- a CDS encoding metallopeptidase TldD-related protein: MTEEKLVVHYIENAVKIVQTRVSSLRKKDVLRTSVRLYDGKSMGVAGSLGECDETELNARAKRSLELGIPYPSEATKDLEREEYVQSDLQNSAELLEATEEILERLRTDQPEFSFSHIFRSSKTESQLRNNLGLNLKSSRESVSLSLVIKDKKSSNIIDAMTGYEGRKFQKKRFIELTNMICEAYKNQLDGIEEGEYPVVFMSDDITYYKKLYESLNGMLFATGGSLLSGKTDMKVFSEKLNLLQTRNVMDGFNEPFFDSEGTVNDADRFALIENGVVKSPYTDKKTSSTFGLPLTGSAGGEFDGLPELGTPMLKFSESEETVKQLLRGQKGIFVLIASGGDFTQDGHFATPAQLAFLFDGERFIGRLPEISISSHLYEMFGKDFRGVSMDDFLGLENAKLTVMNMKVEKL; encoded by the coding sequence ATGACAGAAGAGAAGTTGGTAGTCCATTATATAGAGAATGCAGTGAAGATTGTTCAGACTCGTGTTAGCTCACTGAGAAAAAAGGATGTTCTGCGTACTTCTGTTCGGCTTTACGACGGTAAATCGATGGGAGTTGCAGGTTCGCTTGGCGAATGCGATGAAACAGAGCTCAACGCCAGAGCTAAACGGTCTCTGGAGCTGGGAATACCTTATCCCTCCGAGGCAACGAAAGATCTGGAACGAGAAGAATACGTCCAGTCCGATCTCCAAAACAGTGCGGAGCTGCTTGAAGCAACCGAAGAGATTCTTGAAAGGCTTAGGACCGACCAACCTGAGTTTAGCTTCAGTCACATCTTTAGGAGTAGCAAGACTGAATCTCAACTGAGAAACAATCTGGGCCTTAATCTAAAATCCTCAAGAGAATCGGTAAGTCTGTCACTCGTAATAAAAGACAAGAAATCATCGAATATTATCGATGCGATGACAGGTTACGAGGGCAGGAAGTTCCAGAAGAAGAGATTTATTGAACTTACTAACATGATTTGTGAAGCCTACAAGAATCAGCTCGATGGAATCGAAGAGGGAGAATATCCGGTGGTGTTCATGTCAGACGATATCACCTACTACAAGAAGCTATATGAGTCCCTTAACGGAATGCTGTTTGCAACAGGTGGATCACTGCTTTCCGGGAAGACTGATATGAAAGTCTTCTCTGAGAAGCTCAACCTTTTGCAGACCAGAAATGTCATGGACGGTTTCAATGAACCCTTCTTCGATTCGGAAGGGACGGTAAATGATGCCGATCGATTCGCTTTGATCGAAAACGGTGTAGTAAAATCCCCGTATACAGATAAGAAGACGTCGTCCACTTTTGGTTTGCCGCTCACTGGCTCTGCCGGTGGAGAATTCGATGGGCTACCTGAACTTGGCACGCCGATGCTCAAGTTCTCTGAATCGGAAGAGACCGTGAAGCAGCTTCTGCGAGGTCAGAAGGGCATCTTTGTTCTTATCGCCAGCGGCGGAGACTTCACTCAGGATGGTCATTTTGCGACTCCTGCCCAGCTAGCTTTCTTGTTTGATGGTGAAAGGTTTATTGGAAGACTACCAGAGATCAGCATTTCTTCACATCTGTATGAGATGTTTGGAAAAGACTTTCGTGGAGTTTCAATGGATGACTTTCTTGGGCTCGAAAACGCAAAACTGACCGTAATGAATATGAAAGTGGAGAAACTGTAG
- the proC gene encoding pyrroline-5-carboxylate reductase — translation MKIGIIGVGNIGSIFASRLLGELRDLDKLYLLDRNQERLSNYSSEDDRVEIASSPDEVLSNCTHVIIAVKPQDCLELFSEIINGKNACPIIISTITGIEINLISEKTGLKRIARIMPNVPSAIGRGVTGFVCSSSLTGRDKRDVERILLTMGEIVEVRENDLAAVTALSGSGPAFVFVIVESLIDVGLKMGLSYDVARELILGTLGGSVELLKVKGNHPGEFRHLVTSPGGTTIEGIYSLEREGLRGTIMKALFDTYLRAKEINSELEVTNDRTSR, via the coding sequence ATGAAAATAGGAATTATCGGAGTGGGAAACATAGGCAGTATTTTTGCAAGCAGACTCCTTGGAGAGCTACGAGATCTCGATAAACTCTACTTGTTAGATAGAAATCAAGAGCGTCTTTCAAACTATTCTTCAGAAGACGACAGAGTAGAGATTGCTTCGAGTCCGGATGAAGTTCTTTCAAACTGTACTCATGTGATCATTGCTGTTAAACCTCAGGATTGTCTGGAGCTCTTCTCGGAGATAATTAACGGCAAGAACGCTTGCCCGATTATCATAAGCACAATAACAGGGATAGAGATAAATCTGATTTCTGAAAAGACAGGGTTGAAAAGGATCGCCCGAATCATGCCGAATGTTCCAAGTGCTATTGGTCGTGGAGTTACGGGTTTTGTCTGCTCAAGTTCGCTAACTGGAAGGGATAAGAGAGATGTTGAAAGAATTCTTCTCACGATGGGCGAGATTGTCGAGGTCCGTGAAAATGATCTAGCCGCAGTAACTGCTTTGAGCGGCAGTGGACCGGCCTTTGTTTTTGTCATAGTCGAGTCTCTGATAGACGTAGGTTTGAAGATGGGTCTATCCTACGATGTTGCCAGAGAGCTGATTCTTGGCACTCTGGGAGGTTCTGTTGAGCTTCTGAAGGTGAAGGGGAATCACCCTGGCGAGTTCCGTCATCTTGTAACCTCTCCAGGAGGGACAACCATCGAGGGAATTTACTCACTGGAAAGAGAGGGGTTGAGGGGTACCATAATGAAGGCGTTGTTCGACACTTATCTGAGAGCGAAAGAGATAAACTCCGAGCTGGAGGTGACCAATGATAGAACTTCTAGATAA
- a CDS encoding Gfo/Idh/MocA family protein, which yields MHSIAILGAGMMGNVHARAYRDMNQTSSIWIVDPVASRARVLAESYGAVVASFEEVLENDGIDIVDICTPTFTHRDLAIRALEVGKHVFCEKPVALKLGDARAMDEAAGKSGMKFMVGHVVRFFPQYSVVKELSVARDIGEIVMARLYRGGSFPSHGIDNWFADPEKSGGVFVDLSIHDFDFLRKLLGPVTTVEARSSMLSSDKKKSSFDHGMAILKFKSGALAHVEGSWAEPPGMPVGFGTFYEFIGTRGMITNSYERETTLKLQTSIDGNPKYAQENPAHFDPYAAELKSFLLSVDENKEVPVNGKEAIESLRIALAANLSAKLLRPVELSEVH from the coding sequence ATGCACTCGATAGCTATACTTGGAGCGGGGATGATGGGGAACGTCCACGCGAGAGCCTACAGGGACATGAACCAAACGAGTTCCATCTGGATAGTCGATCCAGTCGCAAGCAGGGCAAGAGTGCTCGCGGAGAGTTATGGAGCGGTTGTTGCCAGCTTTGAGGAAGTCCTTGAAAACGACGGTATAGATATAGTGGACATCTGCACGCCGACATTCACTCACAGGGATCTTGCCATCAGGGCGCTGGAGGTTGGGAAGCATGTCTTCTGTGAAAAGCCCGTTGCTCTGAAGCTGGGAGACGCCAGAGCAATGGACGAAGCGGCCGGAAAGAGCGGCATGAAGTTCATGGTAGGTCATGTCGTACGCTTCTTTCCGCAATATAGTGTGGTAAAGGAACTCTCTGTGGCAAGGGATATCGGTGAGATTGTGATGGCGCGGCTCTACAGAGGCGGCTCTTTCCCCTCTCATGGGATTGACAATTGGTTTGCAGATCCAGAAAAGAGCGGAGGCGTCTTTGTTGATCTATCCATACACGATTTCGATTTTCTCAGAAAACTACTCGGTCCAGTGACCACGGTTGAAGCCAGGTCCTCCATGCTGAGTTCCGATAAGAAAAAGAGCTCTTTCGATCATGGGATGGCAATTCTGAAGTTCAAGTCCGGCGCTCTGGCGCACGTTGAAGGTAGTTGGGCCGAACCGCCCGGGATGCCCGTCGGCTTTGGGACGTTCTACGAATTCATCGGGACCAGGGGAATGATCACCAACAGTTACGAGAGAGAAACGACACTTAAGCTGCAAACCTCGATCGACGGAAACCCAAAATACGCACAGGAAAATCCCGCTCATTTTGATCCTTACGCTGCTGAGCTGAAATCGTTCTTACTCTCGGTAGATGAAAATAAGGAAGTACCTGTGAACGGAAAAGAGGCCATCGAGTCGTTGAGAATCGCACTGGCGGCCAACCTGTCGGCAAAACTGCTCAGACCGGTCGAACTTTCGGAGGTGCACTGA
- the proB gene encoding glutamate 5-kinase: MSRIVLKVGSNLLVRKNGEIDKKYIAELAREISMLKANDNQVVLVSSGAKAAGFGYLEGRKPISDLYMKQALCAAGQVQLMKLYETVFGLFGEKIAQILVNRDDFGDRKRFLNLRNTLIGLLELGLVPVVNENDTTSTEEIMFGDNDILASMFAIGWQADLLVLMSTVKGVVDENGEVISIFDASRRLKNIESSSWGTGGIDTKIRAARAASASGIRSCICNGRELGQIEGFVKGRDIGTVFTPIESPGARKTWIGFLSTPKGVIKINRGAEGAIRRGKSLLAVGVEDVSGDFSEGEVVSISSLKGEEIARGISNFSALEVKKIRGVRSDRISSVLGHDCAKVVVHIDNSYRV; encoded by the coding sequence ATGTCCAGGATTGTTCTTAAGGTTGGCTCAAATCTGCTGGTAAGAAAGAATGGAGAAATAGACAAGAAGTATATAGCTGAGCTTGCAAGGGAAATCTCTATGCTCAAGGCTAACGACAACCAGGTTGTTCTCGTATCTTCGGGAGCAAAGGCGGCCGGTTTTGGTTATCTTGAAGGAAGGAAACCAATCAGTGACCTCTACATGAAACAGGCTCTTTGTGCAGCGGGTCAGGTTCAGCTTATGAAGCTCTATGAAACAGTCTTTGGTCTTTTTGGTGAGAAGATAGCGCAGATTCTCGTAAACAGGGACGACTTCGGCGACAGAAAAAGGTTCCTTAACTTGAGAAACACTCTGATTGGACTCCTGGAGCTTGGACTGGTTCCTGTAGTCAATGAAAACGACACGACATCCACCGAGGAGATAATGTTTGGAGACAACGACATACTTGCATCTATGTTTGCAATTGGATGGCAGGCAGATTTGCTTGTTCTGATGTCTACCGTTAAAGGAGTGGTGGACGAGAATGGTGAAGTCATCTCAATATTTGATGCGTCCAGGAGACTGAAGAACATAGAAAGCTCGTCGTGGGGTACCGGAGGCATAGATACAAAGATAAGAGCCGCACGGGCCGCATCTGCGAGCGGAATCAGAAGTTGCATATGCAACGGTAGAGAACTAGGGCAGATTGAAGGCTTTGTTAAGGGGAGAGATATTGGAACGGTCTTCACTCCGATAGAGTCGCCCGGCGCTCGCAAGACATGGATTGGATTTCTATCAACTCCGAAGGGGGTAATCAAGATAAATCGAGGAGCCGAGGGCGCAATTAGAAGAGGGAAAAGCCTTCTTGCCGTAGGTGTGGAAGATGTTTCAGGAGACTTTTCTGAGGGAGAGGTAGTAAGCATATCTTCGCTGAAAGGTGAAGAGATTGCCAGAGGAATCTCAAACTTCAGTGCGCTTGAAGTCAAGAAAATCAGGGGAGTGAGGAGCGACAGAATATCCTCAGTACTGGGGCATGACTGCGCAAAAGTAGTAGTTCACATTGATAATTCTTATCGTGTTTAG
- a CDS encoding glutamate-5-semialdehyde dehydrogenase, whose product MIELLDKGEKVKAASRKLRLLSTDEKNEAILSISRELEAHKEGILLANSIDVENSKKKGMKESLVDRLALSEDRIAGMIESCKNVVSLSDPVGEIENTWVQKDGLQISRVRVPIGAIGMIYESRPNVTVDASILSLKSGNSVLLKGGSDAINSNKAIVSIIKKALTSAGLPEGSVELVEDTSHQAVEEMLKMNQYLSLIIPRGGAGLIKFVVNNSRIPVIETGTGNCHIFIDYNADVDKAVMIVENAKTQRPGTCNAVETLLVHRAIAAEFIPRAAQILTEKGVELRGCTESIRYWKMLPATEEDYATEFLDLVLAVKIVEDVDEAISHIEKYSTGHSEAILTNDYANSRRFLKAVDSAAVYVNASTRFTDGGEFGFGSEIGISTQKLHARGPFGLKELTSYKYTILGDNQVRK is encoded by the coding sequence ATGATAGAACTTCTAGATAAGGGGGAGAAAGTAAAAGCTGCCTCGAGAAAGCTGAGGTTGCTGAGTACAGATGAGAAGAACGAAGCGATCCTGTCTATCTCCCGAGAACTCGAAGCTCATAAAGAGGGGATCCTGCTGGCCAATTCCATTGATGTTGAGAATTCGAAAAAGAAGGGAATGAAGGAGTCTCTCGTCGATAGACTTGCCCTTTCAGAAGATAGAATAGCGGGAATGATCGAATCATGCAAAAATGTTGTCTCTCTGTCTGACCCGGTCGGCGAAATCGAGAATACATGGGTACAGAAGGATGGGCTGCAAATCTCTAGAGTAAGAGTGCCCATAGGTGCCATAGGTATGATTTATGAATCGAGGCCGAATGTGACGGTCGATGCGTCGATTCTTTCTCTAAAATCCGGCAATTCAGTCCTCCTAAAGGGGGGAAGTGATGCGATTAACTCAAACAAAGCGATTGTCTCGATAATAAAGAAAGCGCTGACTTCGGCAGGACTTCCCGAGGGTTCAGTTGAACTTGTCGAAGACACTTCTCATCAAGCAGTTGAAGAGATGTTGAAGATGAACCAGTACCTTTCTTTGATCATTCCAAGGGGAGGGGCCGGCTTGATTAAGTTCGTCGTCAATAACTCCAGAATACCGGTAATAGAGACTGGAACTGGCAACTGTCACATCTTCATTGATTATAATGCCGATGTCGACAAAGCGGTGATGATAGTTGAAAATGCCAAGACTCAAAGACCCGGAACCTGCAATGCAGTCGAAACACTTCTTGTTCACAGGGCGATTGCTGCTGAGTTCATCCCTCGTGCCGCACAGATCCTGACTGAAAAAGGAGTTGAGCTCAGAGGCTGTACTGAGTCGATAAGATACTGGAAGATGCTACCTGCAACTGAGGAAGACTATGCTACAGAGTTTCTCGATCTCGTTCTGGCGGTGAAGATAGTTGAAGACGTCGATGAGGCGATATCGCATATCGAGAAATACTCAACGGGTCACTCGGAGGCCATCTTAACAAATGATTACGCCAACTCGAGACGTTTTCTGAAAGCTGTGGATTCCGCCGCCGTCTACGTCAATGCATCAACTCGTTTCACAGATGGAGGAGAATTCGGCTTTGGCAGCGAGATTGGCATAAGTACTCAGAAGCTTCATGCTCGAGGCCCGTTTGGCCTGAAAGAGCTCACTAGCTATAAGTACACGATACTGGGTGATAACCAGGTGAGAAAGTAA
- a CDS encoding glutamine amidotransferase-related protein — MICILVNDIDFETALSPVERALEMLDVKFRTWKTFLKGFPEDKFRCDGLILTGGFSMSEYFEGVAPLWGAAYVKRFPGPVLGICLGMQILARLSEESLVLSRELGVSKIRLDNSCELFSGMKCEVEAYQRHNYGLPYVPYEYDQIAWGDATFIQGIASQDGTRFGVQFHPEETALGSEEELIGIFSNFSRIVCS; from the coding sequence GTGATCTGCATTTTGGTTAACGACATTGATTTTGAGACAGCTTTATCTCCTGTTGAAAGAGCTTTGGAGATGCTAGATGTGAAGTTCAGAACCTGGAAAACCTTTCTGAAGGGATTTCCTGAAGATAAATTCCGTTGCGACGGGCTCATCCTAACGGGCGGTTTTTCGATGAGTGAGTATTTTGAAGGAGTTGCACCTTTGTGGGGAGCCGCTTATGTGAAGAGATTTCCTGGTCCCGTTCTAGGGATTTGTCTGGGAATGCAGATATTGGCCCGGCTTTCTGAGGAATCACTTGTACTATCCAGAGAGCTTGGAGTCTCAAAGATTCGGCTTGATAACTCATGCGAGCTCTTCTCTGGAATGAAATGCGAAGTGGAAGCATATCAACGACATAACTATGGTCTTCCCTATGTTCCTTACGAGTACGACCAGATTGCGTGGGGAGACGCAACTTTTATCCAGGGAATCGCCTCTCAGGACGGAACAAGATTTGGTGTTCAGTTTCACCCTGAAGAAACCGCACTTGGCTCAGAGGAGGAGTTGATAGGGATTTTTTCCAACTTTTCCAGAATTGTTTGTTCTTAA
- a CDS encoding Gfo/Idh/MocA family protein, whose protein sequence is MMKIGILGIAHMHGYSYARALNGMNDVEITGLYDDDGYRMNKACRELGIKSCEHPEELVAGSDGVIVTSENSTHREFVEIAARKGKHVLCEKPIATTVEDANAMVEICKENNVKLQMAFPVRYSASVRKAKEIIGAGFLGDVINLVGTNHGRMPGGWFTDPELSGGGAVMDHTVHVVDIVRWLLDCEFTTVYATFGTLIHDIWVEDCGLEMFKLSTGQYMTLDCSWSRPRAHPYWGDVTLRIVGTKGTLFLDVFNSKIEVYSNESGSSWENYGDNLDQLLIEEFVEVLRSGRSPFTIGEDGLQALKVVCSAYRSLKEGTETKIV, encoded by the coding sequence ATGATGAAAATCGGGATTCTCGGTATTGCACATATGCACGGTTACAGTTATGCGAGAGCGTTGAATGGAATGAATGATGTCGAGATTACTGGGCTTTACGACGACGATGGATACAGAATGAACAAAGCATGCAGAGAACTTGGGATTAAGTCCTGCGAACATCCCGAAGAACTCGTTGCCGGAAGCGATGGAGTGATAGTAACTAGCGAGAACTCGACTCACAGGGAGTTCGTTGAGATCGCCGCTCGAAAGGGGAAACACGTTCTCTGCGAAAAGCCGATCGCAACAACCGTAGAAGACGCAAATGCAATGGTGGAGATCTGCAAGGAGAATAACGTTAAACTTCAAATGGCCTTTCCGGTTAGGTACAGCGCCTCTGTCAGAAAGGCCAAAGAGATTATAGGGGCCGGTTTTCTGGGCGATGTAATCAACTTGGTCGGGACTAACCATGGGAGAATGCCTGGCGGGTGGTTCACGGATCCCGAGCTGAGTGGTGGCGGAGCCGTGATGGATCATACCGTTCATGTGGTCGACATTGTGAGGTGGCTTCTTGACTGTGAATTCACAACGGTCTACGCCACTTTCGGTACCCTGATACACGATATATGGGTCGAGGATTGCGGACTGGAGATGTTCAAACTCTCGACAGGCCAGTACATGACATTGGACTGCAGCTGGTCGAGACCAAGGGCACACCCTTATTGGGGAGATGTTACGTTGCGCATTGTAGGAACAAAGGGAACACTCTTTCTGGACGTCTTCAACTCGAAAATCGAAGTCTACTCAAATGAAAGTGGTTCAAGCTGGGAGAATTACGGTGATAATCTAGATCAGCTATTGATTGAGGAGTTTGTAGAAGTGCTCAGGTCAGGTAGAAGCCCGTTTACGATAGGGGAAGATGGATTACAAGCCTTGAAGGTAGTTTGTTCTGCCTACAGGAGTCTTAAAGAGGGAACAGAGACGAAAATTGTCTAG